In the genome of Bordetella avium, the window GGTCCAGGCAGGCCAGCGCGGCCGCGCCGGCGCCCGAGGTCACGACCTTGACCTGCTTGATGTCCTTGCCCACGACCTTCAGGCCGTTGATGAAGGCGGCGCTGACGGTAATGGCGGTGCCATGCTGATCGTCATGGAAGACGGGAATCTTCATGCGCTCGCGCAGCTTGCGCTCGACCGTGAAGCACTCGGGCGCCTTGATGTCTTCGAGGTTGATGCCGCCGAAGGTGGGCTCCAGGCCGGCGATGATCTCGACCAGCTTGTCAGGGTCGGTCTCGTTGATTTCGATATCGAACACGTCCAGGCCGGCGAACTTCTTGAACAGCACGGCCTTGCCCTCCATCACGGGCTTGGAGGCCAACGCGCCGATATTGCCCAGACCCAGCACAGCCGTGCCGTTGGAGATCACACCCACCAGATTGCCGCGTCCGGTATAGCGAAAGGCGTTGGCGGGATCGTCGACGATTTCTTCACAGGCCGCCGCCACGCCGGGCGAATAGGCCAGCGCCAGATCGCGTTGCGTCACCAGGGGTTTGGATGCCGTGACGGCGATTTTTCCGGGGGTCGGAAACTCGTGGTAGTCCAGTGCTGCCTGACGGTCATTGGGATTCTGGGGCATGGCTTGTCTCGCTTACTTGAAGTGTGCTGCAGCGGGTGCTCAGCATGTGATCAAGTCTAGCGATCATCCATAAGGCAGAAATTTGAGATTTTTATATATACATAAGATAAGTCTTATTATTAGGACATGGCATTCCATTATCTGAAAAAGGCTGTGCTGTGATGAACCGTGCGGCCGATATCCTGCACCGTCTGGCGACCCGTTTGAAGATGCGGCATCTGCGTTTATTGCTGATGATCCGCCAGCACGGATCGCTTACGCGGGTCGCGCAACATATGGCGACGAGTCAACCCGCCGTCACCAGCGCACTGGCCGAAATCGAAGCCATGTTCGGCGCCCCGCTGTTCACCCGCTCGATACGCGGCATGGTGCCGACCCCGCTGGGTGAGATTGCGCTTGCGCGCGCACAGGCCATGTTGCAGGACCTTGATCATCTTGCCCGCGATATGGAGGCGGCTGCCAACGGTCATGCGGGGCATATCAAGGTGGGCGTGATTCCCTTTGTGTCGGGCCAGTTGATCTCGGCCGCCATTGCACGGACCTTGCCAGGCGGGCGGCGGGTCACTGTCACGGTGCATGAAGGCACCAGCGATCATCTTCTTGGACAATTGCAGGAACATGCGCTGGATGCGGTGATTGCACGGGCGGCTGCGCCGGCGATGCGCGACAAACTGCAATTCGAGGTGTTGTACCGCCAGCGTCCGCGCTTGATTGCCAGTCGGCGCCTGGCGGCCCGGTTGACGCAAAGCAAGCTAGGTTGGAATGATCTGTCTGATCTGGACTGGATACTTGGTACGGCCCACACCCCTATGCGCGAACAGGTGGCCGCCTTGTTTCTCAGCGTGGGATTGCCGCCTCCTATGCCTGTGGTCGAAACCAACTCATCCAAACTGATTGGTGAAATGGTGGCCGCCAGCGAGCGTGCCGTGTCGGCGCTGCCGGCCGATATTGCGGATGAGCTGGTGCGTATTGCCGGTGTCGCCGTCGTGCCTTTTACTTTTGAATGGAAGTTGCCGCCCATTGCCTTGTTTACGCGCAGCGATGCCCAGGCGCGGGAAGTCGATGGCTTATTCGCGCAGGCGCTGCGTGACGTCTGCGCGCAAATGCACGGAAGATAGTCCCACTGCCGTATCAGGCCGCTGGTTCTTCAGTCAGCGCACGCCATAGAAAGCTGGCTTCTATGGCTTCGGCATAGGCGATGGCGCGCGCATCGACACCCGCGCCATGCCCGCCGTCGCGGCGCTCCAGATAACAGACGTTCTCGTGACCCAGCGCTTGCATTTTTGCGGCCATTTTTCTGGCATGTCCGGGATGCACGCGATCATCGCTGGACGACGTCGTGAACAACACGTCGGGGTAAGCCACGTCTGCCTGAACTTGATGATAGGGAGAGTATGCCAGCAGCCATTTCAGAGCCTGTGCGTCGTCCGGATTACCGTATTCTTCGACCCAGGTCGCGCCTTGCAGAAGCTTGTGAAAACGTGCCATATCCAGTACCGGCACACTGCAAAGCACGGCACCAAACAGTTCGGGTTTTTGTACCATGCAGGCCGCAACCAGTAGTCCGCCGTTGCTGGCGCCGCTGATACCCAGTTGTTCGGGGCGTGTGACACCCGTTGCGACCAGGGTTTCTGCTACCGCAATGAAATCATCGAAAGCGATCTGGCGGTTTTCACGTAATGCTGCCTGATGCCAGGCTGGACCGAATTCGCCGCCGCCCCGAATGCAGGCAATGGCGTAAAGCCCGCCGCGCTCCAGCCAGCTTATACCTGTGGTTGCGATATAGGCGGGTTCATCGAGCGACTCTTCGAAACCACCATAGCCATATAACAGGCAGGGTTGTGGGGTATCTGATATCCGTCCGATCAACCAGTACGGGATGCGCGTTCCGTCGGGGGCGTTGGCATGGCGTAACTGCGCACTCATGCCACGGGTATCGAACTGCGGAGCTTGGCGCGCCAGCAATCGCCAATCATCTTTGCCGCCCCCGTTGCGGCTAAGGTCGGCGTAATACAGCGCAGTGGGTTCGAGAAAGTGATCGACATGGATCAGAACGGTATCGTCGCGCATACCATCGACCGCCTCCATCGCCACGGCGCTTTCAGGGGGGATGGCGATCTCTTGCGATGTCCAGCTTGCCTCGCGCGAGGCAGGTGGCTGAAGGCGTCGCAGTTTGGTCACGCACTCTTCGCGTTCTGTCAGGATGAGGTAATGCAGCGTGAAATCCAGATCGGCCAGAACCCGTCGCGTGGCAGGCATGAACAGCACGTCAGGCCTAGCCAGGCCCGCCAGAAAATCATCGCGCCGCACCGCCAGAAGACTACCGGCGGCATAGTTTTCCGCATCCGTCCGCCAGTCTGAACGCAGCGTGATAAATAGCCAGTCTTGCCATTCGTTCAGGTCGGCATCGCCCGGCACGGCATAGCGTCGCCATTGTGAGGCCGCCTCATCAAACCATAACCAGTCGGTACGCCACATGCTGAGATAACGCGTGGCCAGATGCCGTTGCTGTTCATGGTCGAACCAGGCATGAGCCACGATGTCGGTGCTGGCGCATTCCAGCACGACCGGAGCGGAAAGCAAAGACGTGCCGCGTCGCCAGCGGCGCAACTGGCGAGGGTGTCCCGCATCGGTCAGTGCGGCCTCGTCGTTTTCGGCACTGTCATCCCATGCCACATATACCGTATCGCGGTCTATCCAAGCCATGCTATGCTGGCCGGGTTCGGGCAGTGCGAAACCGGCATCCACAAAACAACGCGAGACCATGTCGAACTCATGGATGATGCAGGCATCAGACCCATCTGGAGAAAGACTGACGAGTGCTCTTTCTTCGTCCGGATAGCGCAGATCAAAGTCAGCCAGCGCCCAGCGCGTGCCGTCTGCGCTTTCCTGATTCATTGGTAGGGCATCGACATCGAGCACAGTGTCCCACTGAGCTTTGCCATCGAGCCAATCTTGCCAGGGCGTACGCCGCACCAGCCCCAAAGGGTGTTCGGCATCGGTCCAGGTGTTGTAGGCCCAGTCGCCATGCCGCGAGCAGCTGACAATGCGATCAGGAGAGTCGTAGCTCTCTACCAAACGCTGTGTCAGCGTGGCGATAGCCGGATCTTGGCCGAGCTTGTCGAGTGTCCTTGCGTTCTGCGCCGACACCCATTGTTCGGCCTTGGCGCTTTTCAGCGATTCCAGAAAGAGAAACTGATCTTTTGCTAGGTGCGTAGCGTTCAACTTGCACAGTCCTGTTGCGGTTGCGGGGATGCGCCAGCAGAGTCTTGCTGATGGCAGTGTCAGACCCAGGGTTTGATAGCAGGTATCGAACTGGTTTTTTTCCTAGAAAAATAGTTGATCAAACAACTATTTTTTTCGGATGAGATCTGTGAGATAAAATTTTTCCCGTCGTGAAAATACCGTTGAAGATCTTTTCCAATGGCTTTTATCGCTTTATCCGCTCTGGGGAAATCGGATTGAAATGGCGTTTGTTTCTGATCAAATCCAGATTGCGGTTGCAAGATCACTTTCCGATGCAGAAACTGGAGAAAATCTCGCCTAGCAAATCGTCGCTGGTGAACTTTCCGGTGATGCTCGATAGGCTTTCGTGCGACAGGCGAAGTTCTTCCGCAAAGAGATCGAGCACACGGTCATCATGGCTAGCATGTTCCGCAGCAATGTCGAGATGGTCTCGGGCTGCCTGCAGTGCATGCAAGTGGCGTTCGCGGGCCAGCCACGGAGATTCGGCACCGGGATTCCAGCCGGCCATTTGCAGCAGTCTGGCGCGCAGTTCCTCCAGCCCCAGGCCCTGTTTCGCCGAGATGCCGATGCTGTTTTCAGCGAGTTGAGCGGTGCTGGTCAACAGATCGATTTTGTTGAAGACAGCCAGTACTGGCGTGCGTGCGGGCAGGCGTGCGGTGATGTCGACATCGAGGATGTCGCCGGGGGCGGTGGCGTCTTGCAGGTGCAAAATGAGGTCGGCGCGCTCGATTTCTTTCCAGGTGCGTGCGATGCCTATGCTTTCAACGGTGTCTTCTGTTTCGCGCAGGCCTGCGGTATCGACGATATGCAGCGGCACGCCGTCGATGAAGATCTCTTGCACGACTTTGTCTCGCGTAGTGCCGGCGATGGGGGTGACGATCGCGATGTCATCACCCGCCAGGGCATTGAGCAGGCTGCTTTTTCCGACGTTGGGTTGACCGGCCAATACAACATGCAGACCTTCACGCAGAATAATGCCCTGGCGGGCCTGAGCGATCAGGGTGTCGAGGTCCTGGCGCAGGCCGTCCAGGGTGGGTCTGGCCTGATATTTTTCGAGGAAGTCGATTTCTTCTTCAGGGAAGTCGAGTGTGGCTTCCACCAGCATACGCAGATGCACAATGCGGCCTGAGAGGTCATTGATGCGTTGCGAGAACTCACCGGATAGCGAGGCCATTGCGCCGCGTGCGGCAGCTTCGGATGAGGCCTCGATCAAATCGGCGACAGCTTCGGCCTGGGCAAGGTCCATACGATCGTTCAGAAAGGCCCGGCGGGTGAATTCACCGGGTTCGGCCAGGCGCATACCGAGACTGCGGCCGGCTTCCAGACAGCGCGCCAGTAGTCGCTTGAGCACAGCGGGTCCGCCGTGGCCCTGTAACTCGAGCACGTCTTCGCCGGTATACGAATGCGGGCCTTGGAAGTAGATGGCGATACCTTCGTCTATACGTTCGCCATCCTCCGCGAGAAAAGGCAGGTAATGAGCATGACGCGGTGTCAGATCGCGGCCCAGTAGCGCGCGGATATAGGCATCCAGGCGCGGACCGGAAACGCGCACGACGCCGATGCCTCCGCGTCCAGGGGCGGTGGCGATGGCAGCGATGGGAAGGGCGTGGCTCATGAGGAGAAAAAACAGCAAAAAAAGGCTAATGAGGGACTATAACTGCTGCACGAACGAGGGCCGTGGATAGCTTGTTGCTGGCCTGAGCCGGCCTCGGCCTACTCTGGATGATGCCGGATGGGCGGTGTGCTAAAAGAGGGCTGTTTCTTATCTTTGCCCCGACGATGAAAACCATAGATGAAATTCAGCGCGCGCACGGCGAATTGACTGCCTTGCGCCGTGATATCCATGCACACCCTGAATTGGCGTTTCAGGAAACCCGCACCTCAAATCTGGTCGCAGAACGGCTGCGCGCCCTGGGCCTGGAAGTCCATACCGGCCTGGGGAGAACCGGTGTGGTGGGCGTGTTGCGTGCTGGCAGCGGTAAAAAGTCGATTGGTTTACGGGCGGATATGGATGCGTTGCCCATGCCCGAGGAAAATCGTTTCGCGCACAGATCCACGATCGCCGGGCGCATGCACGGCTGCGGTCATGATGGCCATACGGCCATTTTGTTGGGCGCCGCACAGTATCTTGCGGCGCATCCGGATTTTGACGGCGCCGTAAACTTTATTTTTCAGCCGGCCGAGGAAGGCGGTAATGTGGGTGCCCGGGCCATGATGCAGGACGGGCTGTTCGAGCGTTTCCCCTGCGATGCGATTTTCGGCTTGCACAATATGCCGGGCATGCCGGTCAACCAGTTCGGTTTCCGTGCCGGGCCCATGATGGCCTCGAGCAATCGCTGGGATATCGTCATCAAGGGGCTGGGTGGTCATGCGGCGCAGCCGCATGGCGCTGTTGATCCCATCGTGATTGCCGCAGAAATGGTGCAGTCTTTGCAGACGGTGATTTCCCGGGGGCGAGATCCGCTCGATCCGGCGGTGTTGTCCATTACCCAAATTCATGCCGGGGATGCTTACAACGTCATTCCGGGCGAAGCCGTGCTGCGCGGTACGGTGCGAACCTATACGCTGGATGCGCTCGACAAGATCGAGGCGGATATGCGCCGCATTGCCACGACGCTGCCCCAGGTTTATGGCGGCACAGGGGAACTGCATTTTGTGCGCGCCTACCCTCCCCTGGTTAATTGGAAACAGGAAACGGCTTTCGCACTCAAGGTAGCCGAGGAGACTTTCGGTAAGGAGCACGTCAATCCCTCGGTGATGCAGTCTATGGCGGCCGAAGATTTCTCCTTTTTTCTGGAAAAAGTGCCGGGTTGCTATCTGTTCCTGGGTAATGGCGACGGCGATCATCGCCAGCAGCCGTATCACGGCATGGGCCCCTGCCAGCTGCATAACCCCAACTATGACTTCAATGATGCCTTGCTACCGGTAGGCGCCAGCTATTGGGTCAAGTTGGTTCAGGCTTTTTTGCCAAAAAACTAAGACCGATGATGATTTTTAAACGCCTCAGTGTGGGGCGTTTAAGAGAGCAAAGCCCGTTTTTTTCCCCCGTTTTTCCCGGTTTCTGCACAGGCTATACATAACTTATCCACCGGCTGCGCACATTTTTCGCACATGCTTATTCCCAAGGTTATCAACAGGGCTCTGCGCAGGGAAAGACGGGACGTGGCCAGTCGGATAACCACAAGCTGTGGATAAACAAATGCGCAGATAAGAGGCGGCTGGTCATATGAGCACAGGGATTGAACAAAGGCGGATTATTTCGTTTGCGCGTGGAGAGGGGCTTTTCATAATCAGCCCATGAGCCCTTATCCTGGGCTGCTCTCAGGAATCCCGATGCGATCCCGTTTCACTGATTGTCTTGTCGGTGCTGCGCTGGCCTTGTTCATTGCCTTGTTGGCATTGACCGCGCCCACGCCAGCGTCCGCTGCGACGCTGACGCTTCAGGCAGCTTGATACGGCGCAGTCCTGAGCGCCATCGATCTTTCTTTCGGTCTTTATCATAGGGTTGGCCTATTACGCACATTACAGTAATTATGTTTTTTGTGTGCCTCTCTTCACGTATAGTTGATAAACCGGCTGGGCTGTCAGCATGTTTGATGCTGTGCTTTCCGACGTAACGGAGATGCCTTGATGTGCAGTCCGGTGCCATCGTGGACGCAGAGTTGGCGTAACGCGCGTGGCAGGTTCAATTTCCCTAGGAGAGAGAGCATGTCGAATGAGGCAAAGTGTCCTTTTAACCATACTGCTGGCAGTGGTACGACGAATCAGGATTGGTGGCCAAAACGTCTGCGTCTGGAGTTGCTGAGCCAGCATTCCGCCAAGACCAATCCCCTGGATCCTGATTTCGACTACGCGAAGGCGTTCAATAGTCTTGATCTGGCTGCGGTGAAGCAAGATCTCGCCAAATTGATGACGGATTCGCAGGATTGGTGGCCTGCCGACTTCGGCCACTATGGTCCCTTATTCATTCGCATGGCCTGGCACAGCGCGGGCACGTATCGCGTGGGCGATGGCCGCGGCGGCGCTGGACGCGGGCAGCAACGCTTTGCTCCCCTTAACAGTTGGCCGGACAACGTCAGCCTGGACAAGGCCCGCCGCCTGCTGTGGCCAATCAAAAAAAAGTACGGCAACAAAATTTCTTGGGCGGACTTGTTCATCCTGACCGGCAATGTTGCGCTGGAAACGATGGGCTTCAAGACCTTTGGTTTCGGCGGGGGACGCGAAGACACCTGGGAACCCGATCAGGATGTGTATTGGGGTGACGAAAAGACCTGGTTGGGCGGTGATCTGCGCTATGGCAAGAATGAGGCGCAGCCAGTGGCCGACAAGGCCGGGCATGGCAAGGAACATGGCCGCACCGATGGCGGACGTAATCTGGAAAATCCCTTGGCCGCGGTGCAGATGGGGTTGATCTACGTCAATCCCGAAGGGCCGGACGGTAATCCTGATCCACAGGCTTCCGCGCACGATATTCGTGAAACCTTCGCCCGCATGGCCATGAACGATGAGGAAACCGTCGCCTTGATCGCGGGCGGCCACACTTTTGGCAAGACGCACGGTGCAGGCCCGGCGGATAACGTCGGCCCTGAACCTGAAGCCGCCGAGCTGGAGAACCAGGGTTTAGGCTGGAAGAACAGCTTTGGCACTGGCAAGGGCAGTGACACCATCACCAGCGGTCTCGAAGTGACCTGGACGTCTACGCCGACCAAGTGGAGCAATAACTTTTTCTGGAACCTGTTTGGCTACGAGTGGGAGCTGACCAAGAGCCCGGCAGGCGCGCATCAATGGA includes:
- a CDS encoding M20 aminoacylase family protein, with amino-acid sequence MKTIDEIQRAHGELTALRRDIHAHPELAFQETRTSNLVAERLRALGLEVHTGLGRTGVVGVLRAGSGKKSIGLRADMDALPMPEENRFAHRSTIAGRMHGCGHDGHTAILLGAAQYLAAHPDFDGAVNFIFQPAEEGGNVGARAMMQDGLFERFPCDAIFGLHNMPGMPVNQFGFRAGPMMASSNRWDIVIKGLGGHAAQPHGAVDPIVIAAEMVQSLQTVISRGRDPLDPAVLSITQIHAGDAYNVIPGEAVLRGTVRTYTLDALDKIEADMRRIATTLPQVYGGTGELHFVRAYPPLVNWKQETAFALKVAEETFGKEHVNPSVMQSMAAEDFSFFLEKVPGCYLFLGNGDGDHRQQPYHGMGPCQLHNPNYDFNDALLPVGASYWVKLVQAFLPKN
- a CDS encoding LysR substrate-binding domain-containing protein, whose translation is MNRAADILHRLATRLKMRHLRLLLMIRQHGSLTRVAQHMATSQPAVTSALAEIEAMFGAPLFTRSIRGMVPTPLGEIALARAQAMLQDLDHLARDMEAAANGHAGHIKVGVIPFVSGQLISAAIARTLPGGRRVTVTVHEGTSDHLLGQLQEHALDAVIARAAAPAMRDKLQFEVLYRQRPRLIASRRLAARLTQSKLGWNDLSDLDWILGTAHTPMREQVAALFLSVGLPPPMPVVETNSSKLIGEMVAASERAVSALPADIADELVRIAGVAVVPFTFEWKLPPIALFTRSDAQAREVDGLFAQALRDVCAQMHGR
- a CDS encoding prolyl oligopeptidase family serine peptidase, with amino-acid sequence MNATHLAKDQFLFLESLKSAKAEQWVSAQNARTLDKLGQDPAIATLTQRLVESYDSPDRIVSCSRHGDWAYNTWTDAEHPLGLVRRTPWQDWLDGKAQWDTVLDVDALPMNQESADGTRWALADFDLRYPDEERALVSLSPDGSDACIIHEFDMVSRCFVDAGFALPEPGQHSMAWIDRDTVYVAWDDSAENDEAALTDAGHPRQLRRWRRGTSLLSAPVVLECASTDIVAHAWFDHEQQRHLATRYLSMWRTDWLWFDEAASQWRRYAVPGDADLNEWQDWLFITLRSDWRTDAENYAAGSLLAVRRDDFLAGLARPDVLFMPATRRVLADLDFTLHYLILTEREECVTKLRRLQPPASREASWTSQEIAIPPESAVAMEAVDGMRDDTVLIHVDHFLEPTALYYADLSRNGGGKDDWRLLARQAPQFDTRGMSAQLRHANAPDGTRIPYWLIGRISDTPQPCLLYGYGGFEESLDEPAYIATTGISWLERGGLYAIACIRGGGEFGPAWHQAALRENRQIAFDDFIAVAETLVATGVTRPEQLGISGASNGGLLVAACMVQKPELFGAVLCSVPVLDMARFHKLLQGATWVEEYGNPDDAQALKWLLAYSPYHQVQADVAYPDVLFTTSSSDDRVHPGHARKMAAKMQALGHENVCYLERRDGGHGAGVDARAIAYAEAIEASFLWRALTEEPAA
- the mnmE gene encoding tRNA uridine-5-carboxymethylaminomethyl(34) synthesis GTPase MnmE encodes the protein MSHALPIAAIATAPGRGGIGVVRVSGPRLDAYIRALLGRDLTPRHAHYLPFLAEDGERIDEGIAIYFQGPHSYTGEDVLELQGHGGPAVLKRLLARCLEAGRSLGMRLAEPGEFTRRAFLNDRMDLAQAEAVADLIEASSEAAARGAMASLSGEFSQRINDLSGRIVHLRMLVEATLDFPEEEIDFLEKYQARPTLDGLRQDLDTLIAQARQGIILREGLHVVLAGQPNVGKSSLLNALAGDDIAIVTPIAGTTRDKVVQEIFIDGVPLHIVDTAGLRETEDTVESIGIARTWKEIERADLILHLQDATAPGDILDVDITARLPARTPVLAVFNKIDLLTSTAQLAENSIGISAKQGLGLEELRARLLQMAGWNPGAESPWLARERHLHALQAARDHLDIAAEHASHDDRVLDLFAEELRLSHESLSSITGKFTSDDLLGEIFSSFCIGK